In Gossypium raimondii isolate GPD5lz chromosome 12, ASM2569854v1, whole genome shotgun sequence, a single window of DNA contains:
- the LOC105765686 gene encoding nudix hydrolase 4, with protein sequence MGGISEFLTIFSPFTNLFESILEKIPIKLPIPLEKMVSYVSYPRTGRHLQRYDNRGFRLVVGCIPYRYKKLEEASSNEEEIEVLVISAQNGKGMLFPKGGWENDESMEDAAIRETLEEAGVLGIIECKLGKWSYKSKRQSIFHEGHMFPLLVKKELDLWPEKNIRERKWVTISKAREECPHLWMKEALEELVRRHVQPATDEK encoded by the exons ATGGGGGGAATCTCTGAATTTCTCACAATTTTTTCCCCATTTACCAATCTTTTCGAATCAATCCTTGAAAAAATCCCTATCAAATTACCAATCCCTCTTGAGAAAATGGTTTCTTATGTTTCTTATCCTCGTACTGGTAGGCATTTACAACGCTATGATAACAGAGGCTTTCGTTTAGTTGTTGG GTGTATACCATACAGATACAAGAAACTTGAAGAGGCAAGTTCAAATGAAGAAGAGATTGAAGTGCTTGTGATCAGTGCACAAAATGGTAAAGGCATGTTGTTCCCCAAAGGTGGATGGGAAAATGACGAATCCATGGAAGATGCTGCCATTCGTGAGACACTAGAAGAAGCTGGTGTCCTTGGCATTATTGAA TGCAAATTAGGGAAATGGTCATACAAAAGCAAGAGGCAAAGTATCTTCCATGAAGGCCATATGTTTCCTTTGCTTGTGAAGAAAGAATTAGATCTATGGCCTGAGAAAAACATCCGAGAAAGGAAATGG gtAACCATCTCCAAAGCTAGAGAAGAATGCCCACATTTGTGGATGAAAGAAGCTTTAGAAGAGTTAGTCCGCCGCCATGTGCAGCCGGCAACGGAtgagaaataa
- the LOC128035381 gene encoding uncharacterized protein LOC128035381, with protein sequence MELNNNNDKSNNFRGKEDMGSVPIHSQVRKIKQESEHIIDRSPGQPEMMKRPVLRYISRQQISRSPLGLSDTTISVGH encoded by the coding sequence ATGGAGCTAAACAACAACAACGACAAGAGTAATAATTTCAGAGGAAAAGAAGACATGGGTAGTGTTCCAATTCATAGCCAAGTTCGAAAAATAAAGCAAGAATCGGAGCATATCATTGACCGGTCGCCTGGACAGCCTGAGATGATGAAGAGACCTGTTCTTAGATATATTTCCCGACAACAGATTTCTCGGTCTCCTTTGGGGTTAAGCGACACAACAATCTCTGTTGGTCACTAG